One stretch of Armigeres subalbatus isolate Guangzhou_Male chromosome 2, GZ_Asu_2, whole genome shotgun sequence DNA includes these proteins:
- the LOC134215312 gene encoding testis-specific serine/threonine-protein kinase 6-like produces the protein MSSKAHSEGHTSGGGSMGEHTNPSVISKASSNQKQSIFGSDSSITRALNLHGYHIGAKIGKGSFSSVRLAKYTSKNQNVYLLACKVIDVRKASEEFVKKFFPRELSVLMKIHHPHIIRVHSILKRERMVFIFMDYAERGDLLKYINKNGVMKESQAKRWFAQLVSALRYLHSIDIAHRDLKCENILISKKDNVLLADFGFARACGEENGNFSSTYCGSAAYAAPEVILGKPYNPMHADVWSLGIILFIMLSATMPFDDRNLKKLVEDHRDRNYGFEESVHKQLSLAAKRMVYELLNPDPSERVDLKQLYELGWIDESSAKEKQGRLGELCGKKSKSDRNEPKAKFGCHC, from the coding sequence ATGTCCTCCAAGGCTCACAGTGAAGGTCACACGTCCGGTGGTGGCTCGATGGGAGAACACACAAACCCCAGTGTCATCAGCAAAGCTTCATCGAACCAGAAGCAAAGCATCTTCGGTTCCGACTCATCCATAACCCGTGCACTAAACCTGCATGGATACCACATAGGCGCCAAAATTGGAAAAGGCTCTTTCTCCTCGGTCCGACTGGCAAAGTATACGAGCAAGAACCAAAACGTCTATCTGCTTGCCTGCAAGGTCATCGACGTGCGCAAGGCCAGCGAggaattcgttaagaaattTTTCCCGCGCGAACTCAGCGTGCTGATGAAGATTCATCATCCGCACATCATTAGGGTGCACAGCATTTTGAAACGCGAACGAATGGTGTTCATATTTATGGATTATGCCGAACGTGGAGATTTGCTGAAGTACATCAACAAGAACGGAGTTATGAAGGAGAGTCAAGCCAAACGGTGGTTTGCACAGTTAGTGAGTGCGCTTCGATACTTGCACTCTATTGACATTGCCCACCGGGATCTGAAGTGTGAGAATATTCTCATTTCCAAAAAGGACAACGTTCTCCTTGCTGATTTCGGCTTCGCTAGAGCTTGCGGCGAAGAGAATGGTAACTTTTCCAGCACGTACTGCGGCTCGGCGGCGTATGCCGCTCCTGAAGTTATCCTCGGTAAACCATACAACCCGATGCATGCCGATGTGTGGTCTTTGGGGATCATCCTGTTCATCATGCTAAGTGCCACAATGCCTTTCGACGATCGAAACCTGAAGAAGCTGGTGGAAGATCATCGTGACCGAAACTATGGGTTTGAAGAATCGGTGCACAAACAACTGAGTCTGGCCGCTAAGCGAATGGTTTACGAACTGTTAAATCCAGACCCATCCGAAAGAGTTGATCTGAAGCAGCTGTACGAGTTGGGTTGGATCGATGAGAGCTCGGCCAAGGAGAAACAAGGAAGGCTAGGGGAGCTTTGTGGGAAAAAGAGCAAGAGTGATCGAAATGAGCCTAAGGCCAAGTTTGGGTGCCATTGTTGA
- the LOC134215313 gene encoding uncharacterized protein LOC134215313 — protein sequence MENFVAADLSIPMNTNANVIVLNEPYSSSQTVCPRASMAYDENCEPTITQQTTSQKIQNVSLVQHAKPSVNSHMIEATLIHPQASALLPVQHNTNSCTLTSQVNQIHVPADQLPTSSKIIRGTSPEQTVLGDGKGYLQDENMFYQYADENNTSALQITGSMSYEQMKADLKVFIETTVTKSVEKAFETNFARYAALSDIEARENSAKSEDDIVENHTLINNEDELSKWNIKLNSRHLRQRFLEYFSKIIIPNAYIQKGDNACYTVVDCLFTRDFWTKMTWTGISRGNKAKRGFREYGNVIQLLGDIVRIGDPSYTAQKLELFCRNKLFRYCKPRSTCQKLRKSACRPKRSRKAAAISAGDGHNTDHEDPPSSDDDERMVGDESNFESDDEECDGNTSMDSD from the exons ATGGAGAACTTCGTGGCTGCTGATTTGAGTATCCCAATGAATACCAACGCGAATGTTATTGTACTGAATGAACCGTATTCTTCGAGTCAAACTGTCTGTCCCCGTGCGTCGATGGCATATGACGAAAACTGCGAGCCCACTATTACACAGCAAACAACTTCACAGAAGATACAAAATGTATCCTTGGTACAACATGCTAAGCCCTCGGTCAACTCTCATATGATCGAAGCAACGCTTATTCATCCACAAGCATCTGCTTTATTGCCCGTGCAACACAACACCAATTCTTGCACCTTAACGTCTCAAGTCAACCAAATTCATGTTCCTGCGGATCAGTTGCCAACATCCAGTAAAATCATCAGAG GTACATCACCTGAACAAACAGTGTTGGGTGACGGAAAGGGTTATTTACAGgacgaaaatatgttttatcagTATGCAGACGAGAACAACACATCAGCCTTACAAATAACAG GGTCGATGAGCTACGAGCAAATGAAAGCAGATCTTAAAGTGTTCATCGAAACGACTGTCACAAAATCTGTCGAGAAAGCTTTTGAAACTAACTTCGCGCGTTATGCTGCTCTGTCTGATATTGAAGCAAGGGAGAACTCCGCCAAGTCCGAAGATGACATCGTCGAAAATCACACGCTCATAAATAACGAGGATGAGCTCAGCAAATGGAACATCAAGCTGAATAGCAGACACCTACGTCAACGCTTT tTGGAATATTTCTCAAAAATCATAATTCCAAACGCATACATCCAGAAAGGCGACAATGCATGTTATACTGTAGTTGATTGTCTTTTCACACGTGATTTTTGGACAAAGATGACATGGACAGGAATCAGCCGGGGCAATAAGGCTAAGAGAGGCTTCCGTGAATACGGTAATGTCATTCAATTATTGGGCGATATAGTGCGAATTGGTGATCCGTCGTACACAGCACAGAAATTAGAGCTGTTCTGCCGAAATAAACTCTTTCGTTACTGTAAACCACGATCTACGTGCCAGAAACTTCGGAAATCGGCATGCAGACCGAAACGCTCTCGTAAAGCAGCTGCAATATCTGCAGGTGATGGACACAATACAGACCACGAAGATCCACCTTCATCTGATGATGATGAACGAATGGTTGGAGATGAAAGCAACTTTGAGTCTGATGACGAAGAATGTGATGGAAATACTTCGATGGATTCAGATTAA